Proteins encoded in a region of the Dreissena polymorpha isolate Duluth1 chromosome 6, UMN_Dpol_1.0, whole genome shotgun sequence genome:
- the LOC127835411 gene encoding oncoprotein-induced transcript 3 protein-like, whose amino-acid sequence MSVKGTTLNFLFLIGYVLAIDDPCAAGHYREFPSQNIGARQEGCLSSVFEECDFYFNDTLWYTSFFGKLLTHCPRDRSCGSPLPVWIDGPYPNENDGLVNRTVCIKKESLCCSTILTMEIKNCSTFAVFRLPNVPSCPSAYCFESNLPCETTSTSTTTTTSTPVTHRTTEPHIPSSEYRPTTKPKEYINERPDLLIGMLIGGFVVLVSIATCVILYAKFWRKPQRISTDQYPVVITNSALPYKQP is encoded by the exons atgtctGTGAAGGGAACAACATTAAATTTTCTGTTCTTGATTG GATACGTTTTGGCTATAGACGATCCGTGTGCAGCAGGCCATTATCGCGAATTTCCATCCCAAAATATTGGTGCAAGACAGGAAGGCTGTTTGTCTAGTGTGTTTGAGGAATGTGACTTTTACTTCAACGACACGCTGTGGTATACATCGTTCTTCGGCAAACTGCTGACACATTGTCCACGCGACAGAAGTTGTGGCAGTCCGTTACCTGTGTGGATTGACG GTCCTTACCCAAACGAAAATGATGGTTTGGTCAACCGAACAGTTTGCATCAAAAAGGAGTCACTGTGTTGCAGTACCATTCTGACAATGGAGATCAAGAACTGCTCCACATTTGCCGTGTTCCGGTTACCGAATGTGCCTTCATGTCCTTCCGCATATTGCTTTG AATCCAATCTCCCTTGTGAGACCACGTCCACATCTACCACAACAACTACCTCGACGCCTGTGACACATAGAACGACAGAGCCTCATATACCTTCTAGTGAATACCGGCCAACAACAAAGCCGAAAGAATACATTA ATGAACGCCCAGACTTGTTAATCGGGATGCTGATTGGAGGCTTCGTGGTGTTGGTTTCCATTGCTACCTGTGTTATTCTGTACGCAAAGTTTTGGAG GAAACCTCAAAGAATCAGCACAGATCAGTACCCGGTGGTTATCACCAATAGCGCCTTGCCATACAAACAGCCATAA